The genomic stretch TTAAGCGAACGCAGAGAGCGCATTGAATTCGAATTCGTATTAACTGGCGGCGTCCAGATGAAATTTATGAGCTAGGTCAAAAGGTGGAATGAAGATGAGTGAGCAGAAGCAACAGCTACGCGTTATTTTTAATGAATTGGCCAAGGAGTATTTGGTCAACGATCTGGTCACGGAGCAGGCGCAATTTCTATTTTTGTTAGAGAGCCCGCATGTGCAGGAGTTGAAATTCGGCGCGCCTGTGTCCGGTTCGTCAGGCGCTTCGATGACGAAACATCTCTACGGTGATCAGTATGAGAAGTATCCTCTGGGCGTGCTGATCAAAAAGAACCACGATGAGCAGTTGAACCGCCCTTCGCTAAACAAGGTCGGGTTGATGAACGTCTGTCCAATTCCGATGCAGGGAGCGGCTTATCAGAGCGCTGCTGTCCGTGCGCGTTATGGTGAGTTTTTTCAGGTGTTGGAGGGAGTGCGTTCTGGGAACAACAAAGTGGTATACAGCAATCCGGCGTGGAATGCTGTGCAGGAGATCCTGGTCAACAGCCTGCGCAAAAAGCTGGTCAAGCTACAAGAGCGATCTTTGGTCATCGTGCCGTGCGGGCGATTTGCGCAGAAATTTTTCCGGCTTGCTGCTGTGCAAAGCACGATGTGGCAGGTGATCGAAGGCGTGCCGCATCCCTCATATAACGGGTGGAGCAAAAGCGAGTATGCGGGGGCGGTCGATCGCTTAAAGAAAGAATTTTTCAATCGAGAATAGCTTTAATCTTCGCAACGCTTGGTGTGAGGTGTATACTTTCTCTAAAGTGTGACAGCTTGAGAGAGGATGCATGGCATGAATGCGCGGGTAAGAGGGTTTTCGATGGTGTTGATTGGAGCGATGTTGTGGGGCCTGTCTGGGACGGCCGCCCAAAAGCTCTTTGAGGATTATGGCTTTACGACAGGTTATCTGGTCACGATGCGGCTGTTGATCGCAGGTTCGTTGCTGCTTGGCTTCGCTTGGATTCGTGGGAAACGCGTGGCATTGCTCGGGGTGTGGAAGGATCGCCGGGACCGGATCGGGCTGATCGTCTTCGGTCTGCTCGGGTTACTTGGGGCACAGTATACCTATTTTATCGCCATCGAGACGGGAAATGCGGCGACGGCGACCTTGCTTCAATATTTAGCGCCGCTTTTGGTCACGATGTACGTCGCTGTTCAAGCGCGCAAGATGCCGCGGGCGATTGAAATGGGAGCGGTGCTGCTCGCGCTGTTGGGAACTGCGCTCTTGGTGACCAACGGGCGCTGGGACGCCTTGTCGGTGCCTGGCATTGCGGTGTTCTGGGGCGTGATCTCGGCAGTGCCTTTGGCGTTTAACACGCTCTATCCGGGTGGACTTCTCTCGCGCTATGGGGCAGAAGTTATCGTCGGGTGGGGGATGTTGATCGGCGGCTTGGGGCTATTGTTCATCGAACGACCGTGGCTTTCGATCGGCCACGTTTGGACGGGCATGAGCTTGTCGCTTGTACTGTTTGTCATTTTCTTCGGCACTTTGATCGCATTTCTGCTGTATTTGGGCTCGCTGCGGTATAACACGCCGACGGAGACCAGTCTGCTCGCTTGCCTTGAGCCGCTGGTTGCGGTCATCGCATCGGTGGTATGGTTACACGTGCAGTTTGGGATCTATCAAGCGATCGGTGGACTCTGTATCATGGGAACGGTGGCGATATTATCGCTTCCGAAGAAGGAAGACAGATCTAACCGCTAATTTTGACCCATTTTGATTGTTTGGTGAGATTGAGATTGAGAAGAGGCCATGATAAGATAACTCTTGTCACCGCGATACACAAGCGGTTGTCACAAAAACGTGCCGGTGTAGCTCAGATGGTAGAGCAACTGACTTGTAATCAGTGGGTCGAGGGTTCGATTCCTTTCGCCGGCACCACTTTATCAATCGAATACGCGGTCATGGCGGAATTGGCAGACGCGCAAGATTCAGGTTCTTGTGGGGGCAACCCTGTGGAGGTTCAAGTCCTCTTGACCGCACCATCAATTTTTATATCTAGTGATAATGTCGTAGAGGTCACACCTGTTCCCATCCCGAACACAGAAGTTAAGCTCTACAGAGCCAATGGTACTTGGACCGCAGGGTCCTGGGAGAGTAGGACGTCGCTAGGTAATAAGAGAAAGGACCCGATCTTCTTAGATCGGGTCTTTTTTGTTGTTTAACAAGTACATAGAAACAGTGCCACGTTCGAAGCGGAGCGAAGAACCACCGGAGCGAAAGCGGAGGTATGGTACTTGGACCGCAGGGTCCTGGGAGAGTAGGACGTCGCTAGGCGAGTGAAAGACTCAATTCATAGAATTGAGTCTTTTTTTGTGTCGATTATTAGGTTCCTCGAATATACTGAACATGGATTTGAGGTGATTTTATGAAACCAGATTGGCGTCCTTGGCTCGATCCTTTTGTTAACGGCATGCGACAAACGCTCGATCTAGCAGTCGCAGCTTTGTTATTAAGCGGTCAGATCACGGTGCGATCGCTCATATTGTCAACCTCATCAGAATTTCGTCTCAACCTCACTGGCCCCATTTTTGGCGGACCACGCACTATAGCGAAAGGGAAGTCAAAGAGCGGGGCGCTGATCTTGGATGCTGTCGATGTGATGATAGCTTTTTTGCTCATCTTGAATCAGCTCAATGTGTCAGGAGTTTTTTTACAAAGCCAACGTTTCAGTTTGACGGTTAGCGGCCCGGCATTTGGCGGGTCAAGGGAGGGGTAACATGGGGCTGACAGATTTGCCAACGATTAAATTCTCGCCGGAGACGAGGTTTTTTATCGCTGTATTTATCGGTTTTTTCTTGTACTTTTTCACAACAGAAGAAAAGACCCAATCGAAATGATCGGGTCTCTTTTTTACATTCCTATGTATTTGGCGTACAGGCTGCGAGCGACGCTCACATCGTCGGTGCCTTGGACAAGTACACGCCCATCAGCGAAGATGACGAGGCGCAGATCGTCAGTTACATAGAAGCGCACAAGGAATTTGTTATGCTCCACCTTTCCGCTTTGCAAAAGGCGGTCTGCGATCGCCTGCAAATCGACATTCCAAGGCTCTGAAGGGGAAATTTGGATCGAGTTGCGCCCACAGAGCGAGACAACTTCATCGCCTGTGCTGGGATTTAGATACTCAAATACGCGTTGCCCACAGCAGATGCAGTTGGGACGCTTCGCTTTCGAGATGTCGATCGACGAAGTGGACGAGTCCCAGATCCCGATGTTGAGCATGGTGCGGCGTACTTTGTCTTGGGCGCCGACCAACAGTTTCATCGCTTCGACCGCTTGATAGGAAGCGACGATATGAATGATTGGGCCGAGCACACCCGCCGTATCACAGGTTGCAGTCGTGCCCGGTGCGGGTGCCGATTCGAACAGGCAGCGCAGGCAAGGCGTCTCGCCCGGCAGGATCGGCACCGTCATCCCATTGGCGCTGACACCGCCACCGTAAACCCAAGGAATCTCGTGTTGCACACAGACATCATTGACCAAAAAGCGCACCTGAAAATTGTCGCTGCCATCAAGCACCAGATCGACGTCTGTGAGCAACTCTTCCGCATTTTTCCACGTCAGATCGGCGACGATAGGCTCGATCTCAACCTGCGAATTGACTTCGCGAAGCATTTCGGCGGCTGCGATCGCTTTGGGCAGTCCATCGGCCGCATGTCGCTCTGTGTAGAGCATCTGCCGTTGTAAATTAGATGCTTCTACAAAATCGCGGTCGATCAGGCGGACGAATCCGACTCCGGCCCGTACCATGTGATTGGCGAGCACAGTACCGAGCGCCCCCATCCCAACGACCGCCACACGGCTGTTCAGCAACTTGCGCTGACCGTCTTCACCGATTCCGGCAAATAATATCTGTCTCGAATAACGCGTCAGATCCATTCTTCAACCCTCCCTCTCTGTTCCTGCACGTAGCGGGTCCCATGGCCCTTGCTGATGGCCGATCCACTCCGTGCCGTCCTCCCAAATTTCCTTTTTCCATATCGGAACGATCTCTTTCAAGCGTTCAATCGCATAGCGACCTGCCTCATATGAGGCGGCCCGGTGCGGGGTCGCGACGGCGATCACCACCGCAGCATCTTCAATCTCCAGCTTGCCGATCCGATGCGACATCGCGACGAGGGTTCCAGGCCATCTTTCGGCGATCTCGCGGTCGATCTGTTCCATCATTTTCACGGCCATCGGCGCATAGGCTTCATATTCCAAATGCACGGTGCGCTTGCCTTGTGTCAGTTCGCGCACAGTGCCGACAAACAGGTTGATCGCTCCGCAAAGCGGGTTGCGCACTTTGGCAAGCACTGCATCGACCGAGATGGGACGTTCGGTGATTTCAAAGCGCTGCTCGGTCTTTGAAGCGTCCTGCCCGCCTGACACGGGTGGCAAGATGGCGATCTCGTCCGCTTCGCTAAGCTCGGTGTCAGGTGGGGAAAACTGCTGGTTGACCGAAGCGAAGGAGATGCGCAGCACCGGCCCAGCAGCAGGGTGTTGTCTGATCAGTTCTGCAAATAAATCGGCAACGCGCGCGCCATCGGGGAGCTCGCCTTCCCAAACTCGGGAGCCGAGCGCTTCGGCGACACCTGCGAATAGTTGTACCGTCAATTTCATAGAGGGAACTCCTTTATCATCATGGGGTCATCCTATATGATATAATAGTTGTCACGAGTTTTCTAGGAAAGGGGGCATTCCCCATGCTGATCGATCAATTCCAGCGGGTCCACGATTATTTGCGCATTTCGGTCACCGACCGTTGCAATTTGCGCTGTCGCTACTGCATGCCGGAGGAAGGGTTGGCCTTTCTCGAACCGAACCGCTACTTGAGCTTTGAGCAGATTACCGAAGTGGTGACCGTGGCGGCCAAACTAGGTGTGCGCCGTCTGCGCATCACCGGAGGGGAACCTTTGGTAAGACCCCACCTTGAACAACTGATTCAACGTTTGTCGGCTATTCCCGGCATTGATGATATCGCGCTGACCACCAATGGGATCTACTTGGCCCAGCGGGCCCAAGCGCTAAAAGAGGCGGGGATCACTCGCGTCAACATTTCCCTCGATTCGCTCCGCCCGGAGCGTTTTGCCAAGATCACCCGCGGCGGCGACCTGTCGCGAGTGCTGGAGGCAATCGAAACCTCTTATGAAGTTGGCTTTGACCCGGTCAAGCTCAACGTCGTGCTGATGAAAGGGTTCAACGACGATGAAATCGACGACTTCTTGCGCCTGTCAATCGAACGCAATGTGACGGTGCGCTTTATCGAATATATGCCGATCGGCCATGAGGGCGAGGACTGGAAAGCGACATACCTGCCGTTGGAGACCGTCTTGGAGCGCTGTCGGGTCAACGGTTGGGAACCTGTCATGCTCGAGCGTGGCATCAAAGGCAACGGCCCAGCGCAGAACTATCAGCTTCCAGGCGCCAAGGGCGCATTCGGGCTGATCCACCCAGTCAGCGACCATTTTTGTCAGAGTTGCAACCGACTTCGACTGACTGCAGACGGCAATCTCAAGCCCTGTTTGTATTGGGAAGATGAGTTCAACGTGAAACAGGCTCTCGGAGATGAACAAAAGCTGGCCGACCTGTTCCAGCGTGCGCTTGAGGCCAAGCCGGAGACACATGAGATGGCAAAAGCGTTGCACGGTGAAGAAAAATCACACAATCCGACACTGCGGCGCATGTCGCAGATCGGTGGCTGATAAGAAGAGGTGGAACGGTGGACGAGAAAAAGCTGACCCATTTTAATGAGCAAGGCCGTGCGCAGATGGTCGATGTCACGCAAAAAGAGGTCACCAAGCGCACTGCGACCGCTTCTGCCCGCATCGAGATGCAGCCGGAGACGTTGACCCTGATTCGCGAAGGCAAAATGAAAAAGGGCGATGTGCTGGCCGTGGCTCAAGTCGCAGGGATCATGGCGGCGAAAAAGACGTCCGACCTCATTCCGATGTGCCATCCGCTGCCCTTGACCAAAGTGGACATCTCCTTTGCGGAGGATGGCGAGCGCGCCTTGCTCGTTCATGCCACCGTCGCAACGACTTATGTGACCGGGGTGGAGATGGAGGCGTTGACCGCTGTGACCACCGCGGCGCTGACCGTCTATGACATGTGCAAAGCGGTCGATAAAGGGATGCTGATTCAAAATGTCGCCCTCGTTGCCAAGACAGGCGGCAAAAACGGCGATTTTCTTCGAGAGGAGGCGGCGCTATGAAGTGGAAAGTGGGCATTCTCACCTCGAGTGACAAAGGAGCGCGAGGCGAACGCGAAGACTTGAGTGGACAGGTGATCCGCGAGATGATGCTCGACATCGCGGGTGACGTCGTTGTCTATCAGATTGTTCCTGATGAATTTGACATTTTGCGCAATTCTATGGTAACCTACTGTGACGAGTTAAATCTGGATATCCTGATCACCACAGGTGGAACGGGTCTCGCTAAGCGCGATGTGACGCCAGAAGCAACGCTTGCGGTGATCGACAGGGAAGTGCCAGGCATGGCGGAAGCGATGCGCGCCGCCTCGATGGAGAAAACCAAGTTCGCCATGCTTTCCCGCGCCGTGGTCGGCACGCGAGGCACTACCTTGATCATCAACTTGCCGGGCAGTCCGAAAGGCGTCCGTGAGTGTTTAGAAGTGCTTCTGCCCGTTTTGCCGCACGCTTTGGAGATTTTACAGGGGCAGGTCGGCGAACATAAGTAATGATTAGTGACAATCGTAAAAACTTTTTTTCTTGGTGAAACTTTTTCACCTCGAAAATCATCTTACATATATGTAAGACCCACAAGCACGGCTCCGCTCTGTTTGCGAAATGGCTAGCGCAGAAGAGTGCAAGTTCCCCAACAACAGACGTTCTGTTTGTGCAGAATGTGGGGACGGTTCGAGCTTATAGGAAAGAGAGACCCTGATTTCGAGCCAAGGGTCTTTTTTTCTTATCTGCATGTTCGAAACTCCAATTTTCCATTTGAGGGATTATCTGACGGATGCCTGTTCCATACTAGGGGTATCCGTTTTTTTGTGTCCAGAAAGGTGGGCGTTCGAGATGCGGTTTGCGTTGGAGAAAAAGGGAACTGGGGTCAGACTGCACGGTGTCGCGCGCAAAGACCGCAAGACGAAACAACTCGTCAAACGCATACAGCCAAACGAAATTGCGGTGATTCAGCATGTGGACCTCGACGAGGTGGCGGCCGATGCGCTGATCGCTACGAAAGTGCAAGCGGTGATCAACACAGCCCCTTCCATTTCGGGACGCTATCCGAACCTTGGACCTTTAAAACTGGTGCGGGCCGGCGTTTTCCTGCTCGATGAAGCGCCTGCCGAACTGATGCAGAAGCTGACAGACGGACAGATCGTCTCGGTGATCGACAACCTGATCGTCTTGGAAGATGCGGTCGTCGGCAAAGCACAGGTGCTAGATGAAGAACTGATCCTCGCCCGCATGGCAAAGGCGCTGGTCAATGTCAGGAGCGAACTGCGCGCCTTTGTGGAAAATACGCTGACCTATGCGCAGCAGGAAAAAAACTTTTTTCTCGGCGATCTGCCGAAGTTGGATATGAAAACAAAAATGAGCGGGCGGCACGTGCTGGTCGTGGTGCGCGGGCCGACGTATAAAGAAGATTTGCGTGCAATCGCCACTTACATCCGGGATGTCAAACCGGTGCTGATCGGCGTGGATGGCGGTGCGGATGCTCTGGTGGAAGCGGGATTTCGACCCGACTTGATCGTCGGCGACATGGACTCGGTCAGCGACGCGGGCCTGCGTTCAGGGGCGGAGCTGATCGTTCACGCGTATGCGGATGGTCGTGCGCCAGGGCTTGTGCGGATCGAGACGTTGAAACTGCAAGCACATGTCTATCCTGCACCGGGGACGAGCGAAGATGTGGCGATGTTGCTCGCTCACGAATACGGAGCGGAGCTGATCGTGGCGCTGGGCACACATTCGAACATGATCGATTTTTTGGAAAAAGGACGGCGGGGCATGGCGAGTACAGTGTTGACGCGAATGCGCATCGGCAACAAACTGGTCGATGCGAAAGGGGTTTCACAGCTGTATTGCCCGACGATCGACTGGCGGGCGGCCTGCCTGATCGTTGGCGCTGCGAGCGTGCCGCTCGGCGTGGCCGCTTGGTTGAATCCGCTGACCCGCTCCTTTTTGAAGATGGTGTACTTGAACGTGAGGCTGTTTGTGACCTAAGTTTTGCACGTCCTGGGGGTGAACAGGCTGTACGGCATTCGATATCACATCATGACCTTGATCGCAGTCTTCCTCTCGCTAGGGCTGGGACTTTTGCTTGGTGGAACGCTTGGCGATGAGGTGATCGTCAAAGAGCAGGTGCAACTGCTGGAGCAGTTGGAAGAGCGCTATACGCAGACCAAAGCGGACAACGCAAAGTTGAAGAAGCAAAATGGTGAACTGACCCGTGGCCAGTCGCTGTTGGAACAGGTGGTCGCGCAAGTTGGCGGACACTATGTCAAAGACCGCCTCGCAGGCAAAAAAGTGGCCGTGTTGCAACTGGAGACGCTCGATCTTTCCGGTCTGCTCACCGAGTTGCATGCGGCAGGTGCAAATGTGACCAGCACGGTGGCGCTGACTAATGTAGTGCCGTTGCTAGACACGCGTCAGGAACGGTTGGTGCAAGCGCTGGGGATTCAGACGACCGGCGATGTAAAACTGGTGCACACTGCCTTCGCTGAAAATCTGGTGCGGGACTTGTACCTGCAAAAGGGCGGAGCGGCGCTCAACTACCTGCAAGACAGCGATGCACTGACCGCAAGCGGCGACCTCGGGGTGCGCCCCGATGCTGTGATCCTGGTCGGCGGAGCGGGCAATGCGAGCAAATCGCGCCTGCAAGCTGTCGATCTGCCGCTGCTCAAAGCGTTGCAAACGCAGGAATTGAACGCCGCCTGTGTCGAGCGTTCCGATGTGGCCCATTCGGGAGTGAGTCACTACCGCGAGCTTGGGTTCTCCACGGTGGATAACATCGACCAAGTGACCGGGCTGGTCGCACTGATCGACATCTTAGGCGGGGCCAACGGGCATTTTGGAGTGAAAAAGACGGCCGAGGCATTGCTCCCGAAAGTCACAACTGCGAAGGAGGTCAGCGCCCAGTGAAAGTGTGTGTGCTCATCCCAGCTTGGAATGAAGCGGATCGGATCGACCAGACGATTCTTGCTGTGCGGACCTTGGACATCGTTGATGAAATTTGGGTGATCGATGACGGCTCGACCGACGATACGTATCGCGTGTCGATGGAAGCGGGCGCGCGCGTGATCCGACACTCCACCAACTACGGAAAAGGGGCTGCTCTGTACTCGGGCATGTTGGTCGCAGATGCGGACATCGTGGTGTTTCTGGATGCGGATCTGTGTGAGACGGCAGTGGAATGTGAGAAGCTGATCCGACCCTTGCTAGAAGATCGCTGTGACATGACGATCGGACAGTTGCCCAAGCCGTTAAAAGGTGGGTTTGGCCTCGTCAAAAACTTTGCGCGGGGTGGCATTCGCAAACTTGGCGGTATCGAGGTGCAGGCACCGCTCTCTGGGCAGCGGGCGTTAAATCGCCGCGTTCTTGATGCGATCGGCAATCTCGGCAGCGGCTATGGGGTCGAAGTGGGGATGACGATCGATGCGGCGCGCAAAGGGATGAGGTTGTTAGAGGTGGAGGTAAATATGAAAAATCGT from Tumebacillus algifaecis encodes the following:
- a CDS encoding DMT family transporter — encoded protein: MVLIGAMLWGLSGTAAQKLFEDYGFTTGYLVTMRLLIAGSLLLGFAWIRGKRVALLGVWKDRRDRIGLIVFGLLGLLGAQYTYFIAIETGNAATATLLQYLAPLLVTMYVAVQARKMPRAIEMGAVLLALLGTALLVTNGRWDALSVPGIAVFWGVISAVPLAFNTLYPGGLLSRYGAEVIVGWGMLIGGLGLLFIERPWLSIGHVWTGMSLSLVLFVIFFGTLIAFLLYLGSLRYNTPTETSLLACLEPLVAVIASVVWLHVQFGIYQAIGGLCIMGTVAILSLPKKEDRSNR
- a CDS encoding ThiF family adenylyltransferase, producing the protein MDLTRYSRQILFAGIGEDGQRKLLNSRVAVVGMGALGTVLANHMVRAGVGFVRLIDRDFVEASNLQRQMLYTERHAADGLPKAIAAAEMLREVNSQVEIEPIVADLTWKNAEELLTDVDLVLDGSDNFQVRFLVNDVCVQHEIPWVYGGGVSANGMTVPILPGETPCLRCLFESAPAPGTTATCDTAGVLGPIIHIVASYQAVEAMKLLVGAQDKVRRTMLNIGIWDSSTSSIDISKAKRPNCICCGQRVFEYLNPSTGDEVVSLCGRNSIQISPSEPWNVDLQAIADRLLQSGKVEHNKFLVRFYVTDDLRLVIFADGRVLVQGTDDVSVARSLYAKYIGM
- a CDS encoding molybdenum cofactor biosynthesis protein — protein: MKLTVQLFAGVAEALGSRVWEGELPDGARVADLFAELIRQHPAAGPVLRISFASVNQQFSPPDTELSEADEIAILPPVSGGQDASKTEQRFEITERPISVDAVLAKVRNPLCGAINLFVGTVRELTQGKRTVHLEYEAYAPMAVKMMEQIDREIAERWPGTLVAMSHRIGKLEIEDAAVVIAVATPHRAASYEAGRYAIERLKEIVPIWKKEIWEDGTEWIGHQQGPWDPLRAGTEREG
- the moaA gene encoding GTP 3',8-cyclase MoaA, with product MLIDQFQRVHDYLRISVTDRCNLRCRYCMPEEGLAFLEPNRYLSFEQITEVVTVAAKLGVRRLRITGGEPLVRPHLEQLIQRLSAIPGIDDIALTTNGIYLAQRAQALKEAGITRVNISLDSLRPERFAKITRGGDLSRVLEAIETSYEVGFDPVKLNVVLMKGFNDDEIDDFLRLSIERNVTVRFIEYMPIGHEGEDWKATYLPLETVLERCRVNGWEPVMLERGIKGNGPAQNYQLPGAKGAFGLIHPVSDHFCQSCNRLRLTADGNLKPCLYWEDEFNVKQALGDEQKLADLFQRALEAKPETHEMAKALHGEEKSHNPTLRRMSQIGG
- the moaC gene encoding cyclic pyranopterin monophosphate synthase MoaC, which encodes MDEKKLTHFNEQGRAQMVDVTQKEVTKRTATASARIEMQPETLTLIREGKMKKGDVLAVAQVAGIMAAKKTSDLIPMCHPLPLTKVDISFAEDGERALLVHATVATTYVTGVEMEALTAVTTAALTVYDMCKAVDKGMLIQNVALVAKTGGKNGDFLREEAAL
- a CDS encoding MogA/MoaB family molybdenum cofactor biosynthesis protein, translated to MKWKVGILTSSDKGARGEREDLSGQVIREMMLDIAGDVVVYQIVPDEFDILRNSMVTYCDELNLDILITTGGTGLAKRDVTPEATLAVIDREVPGMAEAMRAASMEKTKFAMLSRAVVGTRGTTLIINLPGSPKGVRECLEVLLPVLPHALEILQGQVGEHK
- the steA gene encoding putative cytokinetic ring protein SteA → MRFALEKKGTGVRLHGVARKDRKTKQLVKRIQPNEIAVIQHVDLDEVAADALIATKVQAVINTAPSISGRYPNLGPLKLVRAGVFLLDEAPAELMQKLTDGQIVSVIDNLIVLEDAVVGKAQVLDEELILARMAKALVNVRSELRAFVENTLTYAQQEKNFFLGDLPKLDMKTKMSGRHVLVVVRGPTYKEDLRAIATYIRDVKPVLIGVDGGADALVEAGFRPDLIVGDMDSVSDAGLRSGAELIVHAYADGRAPGLVRIETLKLQAHVYPAPGTSEDVAMLLAHEYGAELIVALGTHSNMIDFLEKGRRGMASTVLTRMRIGNKLVDAKGVSQLYCPTIDWRAACLIVGAASVPLGVAAWLNPLTRSFLKMVYLNVRLFVT
- a CDS encoding copper transporter; amino-acid sequence: MNRLYGIRYHIMTLIAVFLSLGLGLLLGGTLGDEVIVKEQVQLLEQLEERYTQTKADNAKLKKQNGELTRGQSLLEQVVAQVGGHYVKDRLAGKKVAVLQLETLDLSGLLTELHAAGANVTSTVALTNVVPLLDTRQERLVQALGIQTTGDVKLVHTAFAENLVRDLYLQKGGAALNYLQDSDALTASGDLGVRPDAVILVGGAGNASKSRLQAVDLPLLKALQTQELNAACVERSDVAHSGVSHYRELGFSTVDNIDQVTGLVALIDILGGANGHFGVKKTAEALLPKVTTAKEVSAQ
- a CDS encoding glycosyltransferase family 2 protein; its protein translation is MKVCVLIPAWNEADRIDQTILAVRTLDIVDEIWVIDDGSTDDTYRVSMEAGARVIRHSTNYGKGAALYSGMLVADADIVVFLDADLCETAVECEKLIRPLLEDRCDMTIGQLPKPLKGGFGLVKNFARGGIRKLGGIEVQAPLSGQRALNRRVLDAIGNLGSGYGVEVGMTIDAARKGMRLLEVEVNMKNREYGRDLRGFVHRGKQLIQIARVLLSRWQMR